The genome window TGTTATTGTCGGTGCTGGTGTCGTTGGCTTGGCGATTGCGGCCAAGTTTTCACAGCAATTTAAAAAAGTACTGTTAATTGAGAAAAATGCTCATTTTGGTGAAGAAACCAGCAGTCGTAACAGTGAAGTGATCCACGCTGGCATCTATTATCCGCAAGCGAGCTTAAAAGCGAAACTTTGTGTACAAGGTAAACTCGCACTATATGATTATTGTGAAAAAATGCATATTCCCTATCAACGTTTAGGAAAATTGTTAGTGGGCCATAATGCAGATGAAGAAGTGTTTCTTAATAAAACAATCGCTATTGCCGAACATAATGGTGTTGACGACCTGGAGTGGCGTTCACAACGAGAATTACAAACAATAGAGCCTGAATTGTCTGCGTCTGCCGCGTTATTCTCGCCTTCTACCGGCATTATTGATGTTCACCGTTATATGCAAAGCTTGCTTGGCCAGTTTGAACATCAAGGTGGGTTATATGTTGCTCATACTGAACTGTTATCGGCCGATTTTGATGAGAAAGGGTTTAGGGTAAAGCTATTAAGCGTGAATGAATCAATTGAACTGACCACTAAATTATTGATTAATAGTGGTGGCTTACACAGCACTAAAGTGGCAGAAAATATAAAAGCCATGCCCGGTGCTTTGATCCCTAAATTGCACTATTGCCGCGGTCATTATTTTTCTTATTCAGGTGCCAGCCCGTTCAGTCACTTGATTTACCCAATACCTGAAGCGAATGGTTTAGGGATTCATGCCTCATTAGATATCGGTGGTCAGCTCAAATTTGGTCCCGACACTCAATATCTAGAGACTCTGGATTATGATGTACCAGAGCAGTTACGTGATAAATTTTATCTGGCGGTGAAAAAGTATTTCCCGAGAGTGCAAAAAGAGAAATTGCAACCAGCTTATTCAGGTATTCGGCCAAAATTACAGGGCGAGCACGACGGCTTTTGTGATTTCAATATTCAGCTGCCTAGCCAGCATGGCCTGCCAGGGCTAGTGAATTTATTTGGCATCGACTCGCCAGGCTTAACCTCAAGTTTATCGATTGCAGATTATATTGTTGAACAAGTGTTAGATGGTTAATTAACCCGAACATTAATTAACCAAAGGTTATAAGCTATATTTAATTATTTATTCAAAAATAGTGAATATTTTGTCATTATCGTTTTGCCACTAATTACATTTGTGCAAAGTTTTTCAAGGATGGTGGCAAGATGTAATTAATAGTTGTCTGAATAGAAGTGAACTCTCTGGTGAATTGGTAGGACAATCAGGCTGCGATTTAATGATCGAATTTAAAATCATTAACGAGCAATTTTTTCGGGTAGCTTTTTGCTACCCTTTTTTTTTGGAGCGTCTGGTGGCTTATGTAATGCGTGAATGATTTTCTAATTTGCACTTAAAGTTGTTGCTTCACTGTTTATAGTGACTAGTGATAACCTAAGATAAAGTGAAAATCGTATTGATTGTAATCTGACGGTTCGTTTTGTTTATTGCCTGTTTTTGATTGCTTGATTATTGGCTCGTTAGTTAAATGATTAGTTTCTTGCGCTTTACTGTTTTTTGAAGCTATCTGATCTCGCTTATTTAACATCAGTTTCACCTGTATAAATTATGTTATGACACTATCCTAAAGCTTGATAAATAACGATTAAAAAAGAAATCAACAATGTAATGAAAGGTTGAAAAATAATCGTCATTCAATCAGTTTGTTCATTGATTGCAACGGAAATTGTTTTTTAGCAGGTATGGGTTAAATCGGGAATGGAAGTAATTACTGTTGATAGAAGGTGCAAATTCAGATAATTGTGTGATTAGCATATTTACTTTATCGGCGAGAATACAATCATGTTTTAGCATCGGATAGGTTTTTTGCCAATATTGATCAAGCCATAATACCGCCCAGATTTCAGCTTTATCTTCTTCAAGACCTGACATTGCATAGCCGTTGACAAAGCCCGGGTAAGGGTTGGTAAATAAGGAAACGTTACTGCTTCTAGCATTATGTCCGCCATCACCATAGGCAAAGTTTGCGACGTTCAAATTTTGCCAGTTCGGATCTTTGTAATAAGCGCTGCCAAACAGTTGTTGTTCCAGCATATGATAAAATTCATGATGAATGACTCGTCGGGCATATCCTTCATTTTTAGCATTAATATCATAGTAAAGTACTTCATTAATATAGTCAGGTACTGCCGCTCTATATTGCTCACCAACGTATAATTCTTTGACAAAAATAACCGTTTTCAGATTTGACAACGTAATTAACTCAGCAGGCATTTTGCTAAATTCTTGTTCAAAAATATTAAGGTAATTATCTAGTTTTTTGCGATCGTTTTCTCTGAGTATTTGATAGCTAATTGGCCAGTGACTAGGCACAATCTTACGAGCATCTGAGGTAAAAGTTACATGATAGTATTCGCTGTATATTGGAAGTAATTGCTCGGTTATTGGGGCTGACAACTGATTCAATGAGTTTAAAGAAGAACAGCCTGCTATTAGTAATGTTAAGAGTACACAGAGGTATTTATAGATCATTAACAATCATTTCCTAAGTTTCGAAACTGATTGGTGAAACTTCTACTGATCTTAATTGGTTCATCAATATGCTTCATCACCGCAAACATCTGCTCGCTTTCGCTATTTCGAATATGATCGAGTAGATTAATATTAATAATAGTGCTGCGGTGAACTTGCCAAAAATACTCTGGATCAAGCTGCTGTATGATTGATTTTAATGGAAGTTTCAATAATGAAGTACGTTCTTCGGTGACAACCTCTATATATCGGCCACATGCTTTAAAGTAGATAACATCGTTGATTGGAATCAGCCAAAGCTTATTGCCAATTTGTACTCTTAATCTTGAAAGGTAAGTTTTCTTCGTTAAGCCCTGTAATATATTGAACATATCAATTGGTAGATCAGTTAAGCGGCTTTTTAATCGTTCTATACAATTTTTAAGCCGGCTATCAGAATAAGGTTTCAGCAAATAATCGATAGCACCTGAGTCAAACGCTTGGATCGCGTATTTATCGTATGCGGTGACAAATACTACATGGCAACTGTGTTGAGCTTCACATACTACTTCAAGACCTGAGACATCTCCCATTTGAATATCTAAAAATGCAACATCAGGTTTAAGGTTTTCCATCAATGTCAGAGCTTCTTTACCTGTTTCGGCGACAGCAATTATTTCTGCTTCAGGCCAAAATTTTTGAATTTTATTGATCAGGCTTAACCGCAAGATCTCTTCATCTTCAGCAATCAATACGTTAGTCATAAACGGGAACCTCTAGTACGGCGAGTGTTTCTTTTTCTGGGAGTGCTTTTATCGTGAGGGCGGCATCATCACCATAAGTGATTTTCAGTCGAGATTTTAAATTCTCTAAGCCTGTCCCGTTATTGCTTGCTGTGTAAAGTCCTGCAGAATCACTCACTATTGCCTTGATATTCTTTTTATTTGTCATTGCACAGGATATGGTAATATTTCCTTTGCCATTGGTTTTCTCAATGCCATGTTTTATCGCATTTTCAACTAGTGTTAATAATGACATTGGCACAATAGGTAAGTGTTCTAGCTCTTTTGGGATTTGGATATCAAAGTCAAATTTATTTGAAAATCTGACTTTTTGAATGCTCAGGTACCTGATAAGCATTTCTTTTTCTTCCCCCAGTTTAACAAATTTATATCTGAAAACGGGAACGGTTGAACGTAAATATTCGGTGAGTTCTTCCAGTAAATATTTCGCTTTTTCAGCATCAATATCAATTAAGTTATGGAGACTTGCCAGAGTATTAAAGAAAAAATGAGGTTCTATCTGAGCTTGTAGTAGGTGTAATTCTAACTCGGTTTGCTCACGTACTTTAAACTGTTCAATGTATTTCTGTTTGATCAGCTGGAACTTTGGTTGTGATTCTCTATTTTGGACATATGCCATGACAATCACAGCCCAGGTAGTTGATAAAAAAGCCGAGGATGAATAGACCAGCGCCTGAATTATCGGGTGTGTCTGGTTGTCACTCCAGTTAAAGATGAAAAACACGATAGGGGCACTAATGGCGAATGACATGATGCCTATCATCAATATTCGGGATAAGTCTAGTTTGACATCAGGTCCTCGGGATAAAAATAGGTAAGTAAACGCCAGTGCGAAACCAAAAACATTCATTACTTTAAAGTAACCAATAAACGCGGTATAGAGTGATGCAAAGTTAATTTGTTCTGATAAATAAATATCATAAAGCGCCCTTAATAGGGCAAAAGTTGAGTTGATCAACAAAATCGTAAAGATATTCCTTACGGTCATTAAATAGAAACTTGCTTTGATAGACGTTATAAAACTGCTCATTACTTATTTATGTCTCGGTGAATTGTAAAAATACGCCATTTCTACAGATAGAAATGGCGATTTAATGCAATGTCAGCGTTTAAAATTTATAGGTCATAGAAACTGTAGCAAATCTACCTATGGTATCAAATAGTCCTGCGGTATATCCTAAGTGATAGCTGGCGCCTCCGCGATTTGCCATTGGTAATTGCGGGGTTTCTTTATCAAATAAGTTATTGATCGCTAAATTAAAATTGAGTTGTTTGTTAAGCCAATAATTCACGCTAAGGTCGGTATACACCACGGCTTTGGTATATAATGGATGCCTATCTTCAGCTGTCGCATTAATGTCTGTTTTTTGTTGATCGATATAGCGATTGGTTAAGGTTGCTGAAAAATCCTGATATTGGTAAGTTAAATTAATGTTTGCTCGCCATTTAGGAAAGGCAAGGCTATCAACATATTCTACTGGCGGCGAAAGTTGGTCAGACTGTAATTGCCGCTCTATTAGCTTTGACAGTATGGTATTTAAATATACTTGCCCATAACTGCCAAAATCGTATTGATAGTTAATGTTGATATCTAAGCCCCTGACTTTATGTTTAGATAAGTTTAACTGGGTGGTTTCTACCAGCGATATTTGGCCTTGCTCATTGCGCGAGACGTAATCACAAAATACATTGTCTGTGCTCAAAGAATCTACACAAGAGCTGATAATGGAATTAACACCGAGTGAGTTTATTTCACCACTAAGATCGATATCCCAATAATCAAACACTAGATCCAGATTTTCAATCCAGCGCGGAGAGATAACGGCACCTATGGTGGTTGTTTTTGCTTCTTCTGGTTCTAACGCTTTGTTTCCTGAGTTATTGGTAGTGGCCCAGGTCCAATAAGGAATATTGGCTGAGTCTGCCCCTAGTGTTGCACAGTTCTGCGTGCGGGTAGGGCTGCCATCAACGCCCCAAGGACTACAAGGGTCGTTAACCCATTGGCCGCCGTAACTTTCTGTGGCAAATATTTCGTTGATATTAGGTGCTCTAACTGCCTGAGCGAGAGAAGCCCTAAATTTAATATCATCAATGGGTTGCCATTCGGCGCCAATGTTCCAGCTGGTATTTCCTCCTGCTGTACTATAGTCGGCATAGCGCACTGCACCTTCTATCGATAGTGATTTCGCAAAGGTTTGATCTGATAGAAGCGGAACGCGTAGTTCACCATATACTTCAGTGACGTGATAAGAACCTTCAACAGGTAAGGTTACTGAGTTCCCTGTGCCTACACCGCTTTGCGATATTTCAGAAGGAATTGAACGGCTTTTTTCATCCCGGTATTCAATACCTGCTGCAAAGGCCAACTCACCTGCAGGTAGCATAAATATTGGGCCAGAAATATTCGCGGTGAATAAAGACTGTTCTATTTCTGATTGGTCAGTATGTTCGGGTAATGACACGTAAGACAACATTTCATCTGTTAGTGGTTGAAAAACGTTAACCGGAACACAGCTTGAATCGCATGTCGTGCCCCATACGCCGATAGCGGCATCCCAATTACTTTGGCGAATACCACCATAATTAACCACATCGCTTTTTGCTTTACCGTATTGAGCCGAAGTGCTCCAGTAATAGTCTTGGTTGATGTAGCCTTCTAATTGGCCGACAATTTGGTAGATTGAATTGCTCCAATCTGCGCCACCTTCGCCTAATTCCGGAAAGTAACCGGCCCACTCTAATCCTTGTCCTGTGCGGTTAACCTCATTTAATTGTTCGCTTGAATAAAACGGGTAGTCTGTTGGCAGGTAATTGCCGCCATATTCTGCATAGGGTGACCAACGTTGCTCGGAGTCCGAACGGGCATACTTGCCATCTAAAAACAGACTCACATTATTCGCGAGTTCTTTTTGATAAGTCAGGTTAACATTGAATTTTTCAGAAGGTACAGACAGGCGTTGGTATTGATAATCACCGTGATAATAGCCTTTGCCATCGGTATAAGCGCCAAAGAAGCCTTCACTGGCGTTGCCTAATATACCGCCTGGTCCCATCGCAGTTGGTGAAATAGTGCCGTCACTGTTTTGCTTATAAACTTTGCCGTCGATAAAGAAATTTCTGTCAGACTGATTCCAAAAGCGAATATATTGCTGCACTGTGGTATCAGGTACGCCGTCAATGGTGCCATCCGGGTCGAGTGGATTTTCTAAATAGGCGATATCATTGTCAACATAACTGCGATTTTTAGCTAAAATTTCTTTGGTTTTATAGTAGCTAAAATTGGCAACCAAATTTCCACCAAGTACTTCCCGACCATGAGTGATATCGAAAGCCGTGCGCTCGCCATCTTGTTCATTAGACTGACCAAATGAGGCTTTTACTTCTGTACCTTCAAAACTTTTTTTCAAGATAATGTTCATGACGCCGGCAACTGCGTCGGCGCCATAAATAGCAGACGCGCCACCTGTCATAATTTCAATGCGATCAATTAATGGCACCGGAATTGACGAAACGTCCACGATTGTTGTGCCGGTAAAAGATGGCACATGTCGTTTACCATTGACTAACACCAGCGTGCGTTCTGCTCCTAATCCTCTGAGGTTTTGACTGGCCATGCCGGCAAAGCCGTTAAAGTTGCTGGTGGTATCGCCTAAATCGGGAACTGAGATCGGTAATTTATTTAAATAATCGTTAATATTTAAAGAGCCTGAGCTGGTGATGTCTTCGCCTGATACTGAAATTACTGAGGTTACCGCTTCCATTTCTGTCCGTTTTATCCGGCTACCGGTAATTTCAATGACTTCGACCTGTTCCTTGTTTTTAGATTCGTCTGATACTTGTTCTATTTGCTGACTATTGGCCCATGGTGCATAACACGCCGCCATAACAGCTAATGTAATCGCTGATTTTTTTATCTCTGCAATAGATTTGCTGTGTTTCATCTCGTTTATTCCCCTTACCTGTCTGTAGTTTTTGTTATCGACTTTGGCTATCCAATCAAATCTCTGATTTCTATGGCAGAGGGAATGAAGCTAAGCGCTTTTAAAATGTCACAGAATGACGTTATTTTGTTATGAAAATTAAGCTTATAGAGTGCCTAGTAATCTACATTGCTTGTTAAGTTTACCTTGATATAAAACTTATTTGTTTCAATTTTATAATGACTTTTGAAATGAAATTTCTGTTTATTTACCGTCGGATAAAGCCTTAATGTTTGACCATCAATAATGACATCTATAGGCATATCAAATTCAGCAACATCACTTTTCCACCAGTATTCAACTGTGTTTTCTTTTTCACGGGTTTCCAGAACAGGTAAGTGATTAAAATAAAGATATTGGTCAAAAGTTTTTTCAAAATCGTAATCAAAATAATCATTGAAAAAATTAAGTACATCGACTGTTGTGAGTATTTGCTTTTTAAAGGTTAGGGTAAAAGATTTAACGCCAGCCCACCATTTTTCATCATCTTGCACTATGTGTCGTAAGGTATTAATAAATAATGCTCCTTTGAAATAAATATCACTGTTTGGCCAGTGTGCCACCGAAGGTTCACCAATTAATGGTAAGCGAGTAGATATACCTTAAAACTTAGTGTTATAGACTAAAGGGATTCTCATTAACTTTTTCTTTCATGCATAGATAGCTTTAAGTTCTGCTATTACATAGAAATGAGCATATCGGAGAATATTCTCATTCCCGAATAGATTCACCAAGTAAGTGATATCACACCAGAAGTTAATTTTTTATTTCTTTTTGGAATAAAAAAGCCGTTTCTATTCTTTTTCTTTTAGTTAGTGACCGTCTATATTTGCACCATTATTTTGAAATGGGCGAATTGACACTATGTTGCCAGATCAACAGAATTTAAATCAAACAATGTTAGATGCCAATCAGCTGGCGTCGCTACAGCAAACTATTGGTAATTTTTCCCCGCTGCAGCTTGCCTGGGCAAGCGGCTATTTAGCAGCAAAAGCTGAAGGCGCTTCGTCGGCAGTATTACCGGTAGCCGCGAA of Thalassotalea insulae contains these proteins:
- a CDS encoding NAD(P)/FAD-dependent oxidoreductase gives rise to the protein MDHFDVVIVGAGVVGLAIAAKFSQQFKKVLLIEKNAHFGEETSSRNSEVIHAGIYYPQASLKAKLCVQGKLALYDYCEKMHIPYQRLGKLLVGHNADEEVFLNKTIAIAEHNGVDDLEWRSQRELQTIEPELSASAALFSPSTGIIDVHRYMQSLLGQFEHQGGLYVAHTELLSADFDEKGFRVKLLSVNESIELTTKLLINSGGLHSTKVAENIKAMPGALIPKLHYCRGHYFSYSGASPFSHLIYPIPEANGLGIHASLDIGGQLKFGPDTQYLETLDYDVPEQLRDKFYLAVKKYFPRVQKEKLQPAYSGIRPKLQGEHDGFCDFNIQLPSQHGLPGLVNLFGIDSPGLTSSLSIADYIVEQVLDG
- a CDS encoding putative zinc-binding metallopeptidase, which produces MSAPITEQLLPIYSEYYHVTFTSDARKIVPSHWPISYQILRENDRKKLDNYLNIFEQEFSKMPAELITLSNLKTVIFVKELYVGEQYRAAVPDYINEVLYYDINAKNEGYARRVIHHEFYHMLEQQLFGSAYYKDPNWQNLNVANFAYGDGGHNARSSNVSLFTNPYPGFVNGYAMSGLEEDKAEIWAVLWLDQYWQKTYPMLKHDCILADKVNMLITQLSEFAPSINSNYFHSRFNPYLLKNNFRCNQ
- a CDS encoding LytR/AlgR family response regulator transcription factor; translated protein: MTNVLIAEDEEILRLSLINKIQKFWPEAEIIAVAETGKEALTLMENLKPDVAFLDIQMGDVSGLEVVCEAQHSCHVVFVTAYDKYAIQAFDSGAIDYLLKPYSDSRLKNCIERLKSRLTDLPIDMFNILQGLTKKTYLSRLRVQIGNKLWLIPINDVIYFKACGRYIEVVTEERTSLLKLPLKSIIQQLDPEYFWQVHRSTIININLLDHIRNSESEQMFAVMKHIDEPIKISRSFTNQFRNLGNDC
- a CDS encoding sensor histidine kinase; the encoded protein is MTVRNIFTILLINSTFALLRALYDIYLSEQINFASLYTAFIGYFKVMNVFGFALAFTYLFLSRGPDVKLDLSRILMIGIMSFAISAPIVFFIFNWSDNQTHPIIQALVYSSSAFLSTTWAVIVMAYVQNRESQPKFQLIKQKYIEQFKVREQTELELHLLQAQIEPHFFFNTLASLHNLIDIDAEKAKYLLEELTEYLRSTVPVFRYKFVKLGEEKEMLIRYLSIQKVRFSNKFDFDIQIPKELEHLPIVPMSLLTLVENAIKHGIEKTNGKGNITISCAMTNKKNIKAIVSDSAGLYTASNNGTGLENLKSRLKITYGDDAALTIKALPEKETLAVLEVPVYD
- a CDS encoding TonB-dependent receptor domain-containing protein, which gives rise to MKHSKSIAEIKKSAITLAVMAACYAPWANSQQIEQVSDESKNKEQVEVIEITGSRIKRTEMEAVTSVISVSGEDITSSGSLNINDYLNKLPISVPDLGDTTSNFNGFAGMASQNLRGLGAERTLVLVNGKRHVPSFTGTTIVDVSSIPVPLIDRIEIMTGGASAIYGADAVAGVMNIILKKSFEGTEVKASFGQSNEQDGERTAFDITHGREVLGGNLVANFSYYKTKEILAKNRSYVDNDIAYLENPLDPDGTIDGVPDTTVQQYIRFWNQSDRNFFIDGKVYKQNSDGTISPTAMGPGGILGNASEGFFGAYTDGKGYYHGDYQYQRLSVPSEKFNVNLTYQKELANNVSLFLDGKYARSDSEQRWSPYAEYGGNYLPTDYPFYSSEQLNEVNRTGQGLEWAGYFPELGEGGADWSNSIYQIVGQLEGYINQDYYWSTSAQYGKAKSDVVNYGGIRQSNWDAAIGVWGTTCDSSCVPVNVFQPLTDEMLSYVSLPEHTDQSEIEQSLFTANISGPIFMLPAGELAFAAGIEYRDEKSRSIPSEISQSGVGTGNSVTLPVEGSYHVTEVYGELRVPLLSDQTFAKSLSIEGAVRYADYSTAGGNTSWNIGAEWQPIDDIKFRASLAQAVRAPNINEIFATESYGGQWVNDPCSPWGVDGSPTRTQNCATLGADSANIPYWTWATTNNSGNKALEPEEAKTTTIGAVISPRWIENLDLVFDYWDIDLSGEINSLGVNSIISSCVDSLSTDNVFCDYVSRNEQGQISLVETTQLNLSKHKVRGLDININYQYDFGSYGQVYLNTILSKLIERQLQSDQLSPPVEYVDSLAFPKWRANINLTYQYQDFSATLTNRYIDQQKTDINATAEDRHPLYTKAVVYTDLSVNYWLNKQLNFNLAINNLFDKETPQLPMANRGGASYHLGYTAGLFDTIGRFATVSMTYKF